The following coding sequences lie in one Lelliottia jeotgali genomic window:
- a CDS encoding Transcriptional regulator, AsnC family, with protein sequence MDSIDRKILAELQRDGRLSLTELAERVNLSLSPCHRRVRALEQSGAITGYRANLDPTKMGFNFVAIVFATLKEGDKKAVSAFEAAVEEIPQIVLAQRLFGDPDYLMHVVTRDLSAFQKLYDDKLSAMPGVQHLRSTLVMKTVVQDRPFPLETLK encoded by the coding sequence ATGGATAGCATAGATCGAAAAATTCTTGCTGAGCTACAGCGGGATGGGCGTTTGTCGCTGACCGAACTGGCAGAGCGTGTCAATTTAAGCCTTTCACCGTGTCACCGGCGCGTACGGGCGCTGGAACAAAGCGGCGCGATTACCGGATATCGCGCGAATCTGGACCCGACTAAAATGGGTTTCAATTTTGTGGCCATCGTCTTTGCGACGTTAAAAGAGGGCGACAAGAAAGCCGTTAGCGCCTTTGAAGCCGCCGTGGAAGAGATTCCACAGATCGTGCTCGCGCAGCGCTTGTTCGGCGATCCTGATTATTTGATGCACGTGGTCACTCGCGATCTATCTGCGTTCCAGAAACTCTACGATGACAAATTGTCGGCGATGCCGGGGGTGCAGCATCTGCGATCGACGCTGGTGATGAAAACGGTGGTGCAGGACAGACCGTTCCCGCTGGAAACCCTAAAATAA
- a CDS encoding acetyltransferase, GNAT family: MIKTPRLTLRQWSSDDLAPFADLNGDPEAMRFFPATLTREESDTLVARFREGITERGWGFWAVELTQTGEFVGCVGLHPQPDKFPFSPCIEIGWRLAKSFWHQGFAQEAATACLTYAANELHLDEVVSFTTIHNLPSEQLMQRLGMEKRGEFLHPALPAEHPLARHVLYSISLT; encoded by the coding sequence ATGATTAAGACGCCACGACTGACTCTCCGACAGTGGTCATCAGACGATCTTGCCCCTTTCGCGGATCTTAACGGCGATCCCGAGGCGATGCGATTTTTCCCCGCAACCTTAACGCGCGAAGAAAGTGACACGCTTGTCGCGCGATTCCGCGAGGGTATTACCGAACGCGGCTGGGGATTTTGGGCCGTTGAATTAACACAAACCGGCGAATTTGTTGGGTGCGTCGGTTTGCATCCGCAGCCGGATAAATTTCCCTTTTCGCCCTGTATTGAAATCGGCTGGCGTCTGGCGAAATCATTCTGGCATCAGGGCTTTGCGCAAGAAGCAGCAACGGCCTGCCTCACATATGCAGCGAATGAATTACACCTCGACGAAGTGGTTTCATTTACCACAATTCACAATCTCCCTTCTGAACAACTGATGCAGCGTCTGGGCATGGAAAAGCGCGGTGAGTTTTTACATCCTGCTTTACCTGCCGAACATCCGCTGGCGCGCCATGTCCTCTATTCCATCAGTTTGACATAA
- a CDS encoding Ferric siderophore transport system, periplasmic binding protein TonB, with the protein MTAVDIHPSWGKGVAVSVLAHLTVALAFMLHFTSPPPIASPAAVMVDYSPELEVSLILPTLPPGISQQRKVEEMSTEETPQLKEMPKLPTVEEAELHMAAHKPVQKSVKKPEKKKAPQQQRAEKGNATVTSRAAPPVQAIVSQRNAAPLDTDSTRISSSKINWESLVKGKINRMRNYPEDARKRKRTGTATIAFSVNNRGEIVASQLVDSSGTLSLDRAALAALQKAQPLPQPPAELLRNGIHKVTLPVEFNLLRI; encoded by the coding sequence ATGACAGCCGTAGATATTCACCCTTCCTGGGGCAAAGGTGTTGCTGTCAGCGTCCTGGCACATCTGACTGTGGCACTGGCGTTTATGCTGCATTTCACCTCGCCGCCACCGATCGCCTCCCCGGCGGCGGTGATGGTGGACTACTCGCCCGAGCTGGAGGTTTCCCTCATTCTGCCGACGCTGCCGCCGGGGATCAGCCAGCAGCGTAAGGTGGAAGAGATGAGTACCGAAGAGACGCCGCAGCTTAAAGAAATGCCAAAGCTGCCGACGGTGGAAGAAGCTGAGCTGCACATGGCCGCTCACAAGCCGGTGCAAAAGAGCGTCAAAAAACCGGAGAAGAAAAAGGCACCGCAACAGCAGCGTGCTGAGAAGGGGAACGCGACGGTGACTAGCCGTGCGGCTCCGCCGGTTCAGGCGATTGTCAGCCAGCGAAACGCCGCGCCGCTGGATACGGATTCCACCCGAATCAGCAGCAGTAAGATCAACTGGGAATCGCTGGTGAAAGGCAAAATTAACCGGATGCGCAACTATCCGGAAGATGCTCGCAAGCGCAAACGTACGGGCACGGCAACCATCGCTTTTAGCGTGAATAACCGGGGTGAAATCGTCGCCAGCCAACTGGTGGATTCCTCCGGCACGCTGTCGCTCGACAGGGCGGCGCTGGCCGCGCTGCAAAAAGCACAGCCGCTTCCGCAACCGCCAGCGGAATTATTGCGTAACGGCATCCATAAAGTCACTTTGCCCGTCGAGTTTAATTTGCTCAGGATTTAG